The DNA region GGAAAGCCTCCCTTCGAGAGAATCGGATGGATCGGGCGACAGACTAGCCGGGCCGGGACCTGCTTGTCGCGGGGGCAGAGGCGTTGCGCCGCAGGCCTGCGGCGCAAGGCTAGGCCGGCCGGCCGAGCAGCGCCTCCACGCTGGCGCCGCGCGCCATGGACTGCCCGAAGAACAGGCGCATCACGCCGGGAGCTCCCTCGAAGGGAACGCGTGTGAGATGGGCGGCAAGGTCCGGCGCAATCGAGCCCTCGGGGGCAAGGGGCACGAGATCGGCCACCGCCTGCTCGAACCGCCCACGGTCGACGGCCTCGTCTCCTGTGAGATCGGCGATGCGCTCGAGCACCACGACCGAGCAGGCCGGCGAGGCGCCCGCGTCGCGCAGCGTCGTCAGCGACATGCCGTCCAGGACCTGGGCGCGCTGGCGCGCCACGCCGTTATAGATGCCGAACATCATCGAGCCGTGCTCGGCATCGGCCGCGCTGGTGAAGATCTGGTGACCGAGCAGCAGGGCGCGGCCGTGATAGCGCACGCCCTCCACGCCGGCGGTGAAGTGCAGGCGCGAGCGGCCGCGCCATTCGATCATGGTGATGTCGTGAATGAAGCGCCCCGGCAGGTCGTGGGAGGCGCGCGTCGAGCGCCAGATCCCCTCGTAGGCCGAGCCGCGCTGCCGGGTGTTGCGCACCGATTCCTCGTAGATGCTCTCGGGCAGCCAGTCTCCCGGCCGGCCCGCCGGACCGGCGATGTCGGGCAGGTCCACCCCGAGCCGCTCGGCGAAGTCCGGCAGGGTGCGCTCCCAGTCGATCAGGGTGAACCCCTC from Marinicauda algicola includes:
- a CDS encoding helix-turn-helix domain-containing protein gives rise to the protein MKIADFSDKLGLVLKALVMSRTALASALNVDKSLVGRWVAGSVHPSEHNLALLSRYVGERIEGFTLIDWERTLPDFAERLGVDLPDIAGPAGRPGDWLPESIYEESVRNTRQRGSAYEGIWRSTRASHDLPGRFIHDITMIEWRGRSRLHFTAGVEGVRYHGRALLLGHQIFTSAADAEHGSMMFGIYNGVARQRAQVLDGMSLTTLRDAGASPACSVVVLERIADLTGDEAVDRGRFEQAVADLVPLAPEGSIAPDLAAHLTRVPFEGAPGVMRLFFGQSMARGASVEALLGRPA